A single Marmota flaviventris isolate mMarFla1 chromosome 16 unlocalized genomic scaffold, mMarFla1.hap1 SUPER_16_unloc_2, whole genome shotgun sequence DNA region contains:
- the LOC139703695 gene encoding acyl-coenzyme A diphosphatase NUDT19-like, with amino-acid sequence MTEAGVLLLRPRGSLQGSEPPGPAREPGLALAPPQGLDAWRARVRRDPRHFLRLCEHLDCTPDIWALHDWSAWLTPFVRGGSRRFDTAFFLCCLREPPPVYPDLSEVVGCQWSSPSEATKSFISKEIWLAPPQFYEVRRLKNFASLSDLHKFCLDRALEEAERWLPITYLTADGMLQLLPGDELYLEDSDYVEKSLSTEKTTKEIMKEGKKFHRIVIHNRHLYEVHVTVQSKCKHVYPKNYIISKSHL; translated from the coding sequence ATGACGGAGGCTGGGGTGCTGCTGCTGCGGCCCAGGGGCTCCCTGCAGGGCTCCGAGCCCCCAGGTCCGGCTCGGGAGCCTGGCCTTGCCCTGGCCCCGCCGCAGGGCCTGGATGCCTGGCGCGCGCGTGTCCGCCGCGACCCGCGCCACTTCCTGCGCCTGTGCGAGCACCTGGACTGCACTCCCGACATCTGGGCGCTGCACGACTGGAGCGCCTGGCTCACGCCGTTCGTGCGCGGTGGCAGTCGGCGCTTCGACACGGCATTCTTCCTGTGCTGCCTGCGCGAGCCGCCGCCGGTCTATCCCGACCTGTCGGAGGTGGTGGGCTGCCAGTGGTCATCTCCATCAGAGGCAACTAAAAGTTTCATATCAAAAGAAATTTGGCTGGCGCCCCCACAGTTCTACGAAGTAAGACGACTTAAAAACTTTGCCTCTCTGTCTGACctgcacaaattttgtttggATCGTGCCTTAGAAGAGGCTGAACGGTGGCTGCCAATTACATATTTAACTGCTGATGGAATGCTCCAGCTTTTACCTGGAGATGAGCTGTACCTAGAAGATTCAGACTATGTAGAAAAGTCTTTGTCTACTGAAAAAACAACTAAAGAAATCATGAAGGAAGGCAAGAAATTTCACCGAATAGTGATACACAATCGCCATCTTTATGAGGTCCATGTGACTGTTCAGTCAAAGTGTAAACATGTTTATCCTAAGAACTACATAATAAGTAAGAGCCATTTGTAG